A region of Takifugu rubripes chromosome 6, fTakRub1.2, whole genome shotgun sequence DNA encodes the following proteins:
- the LOC101074038 gene encoding beta-1,3-galactosyltransferase 2-like: protein MRVRVCWRFVKVVAIAVLVFTVPSLFCRLTFSKRHSQTGPLPAEDQRILSPKTYRYIFNQPAVCKNHTPFLVLLVPVAPAQEEAREVVRRTWGASGEDCLTLFFIGVSNRGRPQRLLEENRAHGDIIQMDFQDSYQNLTIKTMMMMNWLSVYCSHASYAMKVDADIFVNVFRLVKHLRSSPRHSFITGSVISDGVPRRDSSSKWYVSKQQYPEDTFPWYVSGAGYVFSTDLAARISWASTHVHMIPLEDVYVGLCLQVLGVRPVYSRTLIPFRNLFEIQHLEYDRCTFAKLIIVNHFKPSELVHIWQDFSRYYASCSDSISNKKL, encoded by the coding sequence atgcgtgtgcgtgtttgctGGAGGTTCGTGAAAGTGGTGGCTATAGCTGTGCTCGTCTTCACTGTTccgtctttattctgcagacTGACGTTCAGCAAACGTCACTCTCAGACAGGACCCCTCCCTGCCGAGGACCAGCGGATCCTGTCCCCGAAAACCTACCGGTACATTTTCAACCAGCCTGCTGTATGCAAGAACCACACCCCCTTCCTTGTTCTCCTGGTCCCTGTCGCTCCTGCACAGGAAGAAGCAAGAGAAGTTGTGAGGAGGACATGGGGGGCTTCAGGTGAGGATTGCCTCACTCTTTTCTTTATTGGAGTTTCTAATAGGGGGCGTCcccagaggctgctggaggagaacaggGCACATGGAGACATAATCCAAATGGACTTCCAGGACAGTTATCAGAACCTGACCATCAagaccatgatgatgatgaactggCTGTCGGTTTACTGTTCCCATGCTTCCTATGCCATGAAGGTGGACGCTGACATCTTTGTCAACGTGTTCCGGCTTGTCAAACATCTGAGGAGTTCCCCTCGGCACAGCTTTATCACTGGGTCCGTGATCAGTGACGGCGTCCCACGGAGGGACAGCAGTAGCAAGTGGTATGTGTCAAAGCAGCAGTACCCCGAGGACACCTTCCCCTGGTACGTCTCTGGAGCAGGGTACGTCTTCTCTACTGACCTGGCTGCAAGGATATCCTGGGCATCCACACATGTCCATATGATCCCTCTGGAGGATGTCTACGTGGGGCTGTGCCTGCAGGTGCTGGGGGTTCGGCCAGTATATTCCCGCACCTTGATTCCCTTCAGGAACCTGTTCGAAATCCAGCATCTGGAATACGACAGGTGCACCTTTGCTAAACTGATCATTGTCAACCACTTTAAACCATCAGAACTGGTTCACATCTGGCAGGACTTCTCCAGATATTATGCTAGCTGCAGTGACAGCATCAGCAACAAAAAACTATGA
- the LOC101073815 gene encoding Sjoegren syndrome nuclear autoantigen 1 homolog isoform X3, with product MTHQAAALQTYNNELIKVLDDLHSRREDLNRHIRQDEEEKEQLQQDSQVLSDKLRRVSENLSQRLAARAAFDRTIAETEAAYNMILESSQSLLCLLKKEAENLNKATDPRRKVH from the exons ATGACCCACCAAGCTGCGGCTCTGCAGACCTACAACAACGAACTTATTAAGG TCCTTGACGACTTGCACTCCAGAAGGGAAGACCTCAACCGTCACATCAGgcaagatgaagaggagaaagagcagcTGCAACAAGACAGTCAGGTCCTCTCTGACAAGTTGAGGAGAGTCAGTGAGAATTTGTCCCAAAGACTTGCAGCCCGAGCTGCCTTTGACCGCACCATTGCTGAAACAGAGGCTGCATACAATATG ATACTGGAGAGTTCCCAGTCTCTACTTTGCCTCCTGAAGAAGGAGGCTGAAAACCTGAATAAAGCCACAGATCCTCGGAGAAAGGTGCATTGA
- the LOC101073815 gene encoding Sjoegren syndrome nuclear autoantigen 1 homolog isoform X2 → MTHQAAALQNYNDEIIKVLDDLYSRREDLNHHIRQDEEDERLQQDSQVLSGKLRRTNESMSQKLAARAAIDRTIAETEAAYDMILQRSQSLLCVVKKEVDSLSRATKLEKPASMTTITP, encoded by the exons ATGACCCACcaagctgcagctcttcagaacTACAACGACGAAATCATTAAGG TCCTCGATGACTTGTACTCCAGGAGGGAAGATCTCAACCATCACATCAGGCAAGATGAAGAGGACGAGCGCCTGCAACAAGACAGTCAGGTCCTCTCTGGCAAGTTGAGAAGAACCAATGAGAGCATGTCTCAAAAACTTGCAGCCCGAGCTGCAATTGACCGCACCATTGCTGAAACAGAGGCTGCATACGATATG ATACTACAAAGGTCCCAGTCTCTACTTTGTGTCGTTAAGAAGGAGGTTGACAGCCTGAGTAGAGCCACAAAACTGGAGAAACCTGCATCGATGACAACAATAACTCCTTAA
- the LOC101073815 gene encoding Sjoegren syndrome nuclear autoantigen 1 homolog isoform X1, which produces MTHQAAALQNYNDEIIKVLDDLYSRREDLNHHIRQDEEDERLQQDSQVLSGKLRRTNESMSQKLAARAAIDRTIAETEAAYDMVCSCLTPMTILQRSQSLLCVVKKEVDSLSRATKLEKPASMTTITP; this is translated from the exons ATGACCCACcaagctgcagctcttcagaacTACAACGACGAAATCATTAAGG TCCTCGATGACTTGTACTCCAGGAGGGAAGATCTCAACCATCACATCAGGCAAGATGAAGAGGACGAGCGCCTGCAACAAGACAGTCAGGTCCTCTCTGGCAAGTTGAGAAGAACCAATGAGAGCATGTCTCAAAAACTTGCAGCCCGAGCTGCAATTGACCGCACCATTGCTGAAACAGAGGCTGCATACGATATGGTGTGTTCCTGCCTGACGCCCATGACT ATACTACAAAGGTCCCAGTCTCTACTTTGTGTCGTTAAGAAGGAGGTTGACAGCCTGAGTAGAGCCACAAAACTGGAGAAACCTGCATCGATGACAACAATAACTCCTTAA
- the LOC101073360 gene encoding Sjoegren syndrome nuclear autoantigen 1 homolog has translation MSQQAAALQTFNSELIKVLDDLHSKREGLNRHIRQDEEEKERLQQDSQVLSDKLRRVSENLSQRLAARAAFDRTIAETEAAYNTILERAQSLLCVLKKETDNLSRATEPRRNLH, from the exons ATGAGCCaacaagcagcagctctgcagaccTTCAACAGCGAACTTATAAAGG TCCTTGACGACTTGCACTCCAAGAGGGAAGGCCTGAACCGTCACATCAGgcaagatgaagaggagaaggagcggcTGCAACAAGACAGTCAGGTCCTCTCTGACAAGTTGAGGAGAGTCAGTGAGAATTTGTCCCAAAGACTTGCAGCCCGAGCTGCCTTTGACCGCACCATTGCTGAAACAGAGGCTGCATACAACACG ATACTAGAGAGGGCTCAGTCTCTACTTTGTGTCCTTAAGAAGGAGACTGACAACCTGAGTAGAGCCACAGAACCTCGGAGAAATCTGCATTGA
- the LOC101073132 gene encoding Sjoegren syndrome nuclear autoantigen 1 homolog, producing MTQQAAALQTYNNELVKCIEELHLKRDELNRQIRQEEEEKERLQHDIQVLSDKLSRVNESLSQRHAARAAFERTIAETETAYTKILESSQSLLCVLKKETGNLSKATEPRKKER from the exons ATGACCCAACAAGCCGCGGCTCTGCAGACCTACAACAACGAACTTGTCAAGT GCATTGAGGAACTGCACTTGAAGAGGGATGAGTTGAACCGTCAGATCAggcaagaggaagaggagaaggagcgacTGCAACACGACATCCAAGTCCTCTCTGACAAACTGAGCAGGGTCAATGAGAGCCTGTCACAAAGACACGCAGCCCGAGCTGCATTTGAACGCACCATTGCCGAAACGGAGACTGCATACACAAAG ataCTAGAGAGTTCCCAGTCCCTGCTTTGTGTCCTGAAGAAGGAAACTGGAAACTTGAGTAAAGCCACAGAGCCTCGGAAAAAGGAGCGTTGA